The DNA segment AGTGAAGATGGCCTTGAGACTTCTCTGAAAGTAGGGAAGTAAAAATGAAGGTAAAAGGGAAACTGTTCTGCGGCAGTGACGACACTTAAATCGCTTGATATGCAGCTGATAGCTTCTGTTTTTCTCGGTTATGATGTAACGTTGATAAAAGCCATGACCTAACATCTCATCATGGCAGCGAGGACACGACCTTAGTGCAGGAAAATCATTGTCCTGGCCGTTCAGGTAATACTGCCAGGGAGAAACGTCAAAATCATGTATTATCTG comes from the Halarsenatibacter silvermanii genome and includes:
- a CDS encoding DUF6431 domain-containing protein; the encoded protein is MQIIHDFDVSPWQYYLNGQDNDFPALRSCPRCHDEMLGHGFYQRYIITEKNRSYQLHIKRFKCRHCRRTVSLLPSFLLPYFQRSLKAIFTALYSYLVKKQYTLEQRQLHTYLRRFLDNLPGVMSFFRDKICSRLKFNCSQKKKAIKLLESIKGLPSPTFSQRYFDHFQKSFMAL